The sequence AAGGATTGATATATTCAACCTGACCCTCTTCATTTAAAGCCACAACAATTAACTGCACATTATCGAGAAGAGATTGCCAACGGCGGTTGGATTCGCGTAGGGTTGCTTCCGTTTGTTTTTGCTGCGTAATATTACGAATAATAGTAGAAATAAATTGAACTTGATTCGTCCCATATGTATGAGCCAGGATTACTTGAGAAACCGGAATTTCCTCTCCATCCGATTTCAAAATAGCTGTTTCTCCCATCCAAACTCCTTCTCGAATTGCAGTCGGAATGCCCTGATCTCTAAGAATAGAAAAAGCCCAGGGCGGGTGCACATCAGGAATCAAAAGTTGATCAATTGGTGAGTGTTCTGGAAAGCCAAATATTCGACGACCTGACAAGTTAAGGTATTCTACCTCCAGGGTATTAACCGCAGCCGTTCCCACAATATCGGACGTTACTTCTAAAATATCAATTAGTTTTTCTCGCTCGATTTCAATTCGTTTGCGATCGCTAATTTCTATAATAATATTCCCAATTGCCCCTTGATTTTCAGCGTTCCCTGGAATCCGAAAATAGGACACCAACCAATAGCGCATCACATTAGGTTCTTCGGGTAAAGCCATCGCAACTTCTCTATTAGATATAGCCTCCCCCGTTTCCAATACCCGTTGTAATAAAGGTAGAATTGAGGGAGCGAGATGGGGTAAAATTTCAGTGACTGAACGATGAACATGGGCTTCAATAGAATAACCATTCATATCAGCCAAAGCTTGATTCACTCGCACAAAACGCAACCGATGATCTTGAATTCCTAAGCCAATATTAGCAACAGCAGCCGCATCAAAGAAACTTTGTAACAGTTGTTCAGTATTTTTTAACTCCCTCTCCATGACTTCTCTAGTTATCAGTTCCTTTTGCAGACGATTATTCATTTTAGTTAATCTTCTTGTGCGTTGTTTAACCTTTTCTTCTAGTTCCGTATTCAAATTGTGTAGGGCAATTTCTGCCTGTTTACGCTCAGTAATTTCTAAAGTAATTCCTAAAATATGGCTCGGTTGACCGTTCGCATCCATCAGCAGATATCCTTTGCTTAACATCCAATGGAAACCCCCATCCAGCCCATAAATTCGATATTCAACAGTATAAATATCGTGGTTTTCCAAAGTATTTTGGAAGCTGCGTTCAAACTGGGGAAGATCATCAGGATGAAGTAAAGTTTTCCAAGCCTCAAAATCAGAAACTCGACCTCCTAAAGGCAGTCCCCATAACATTAATTGATTGTCATTACAAGTTAATTGATTACCCCGCAAATCCCAATCCCAGCACCCAATCTCGGTTAACTCTAGAGTCATGCGAAGCCGTTCTTCACTGACTTTGAGGTCTTGTTCTAATTGTTTACGTTGCGTAATATCCTCAGAAAAAATAATAATCCCACAAAACTCCCCCCTGCTATTAGACCAAGGGCGAACTTCCCAGCGAACCCACTGTTGAGTTCCATCAAGACGCACCAGCAAATCCTCATCGGATTTTTCTATATTTCCAGCTAGACACCGCCGATGGACTTGTTTCCAACGTTCAGGAATTTCAGGAAAAATCTCATAATGCGATCGCCCTAAAATAGACTCAATCGACCCTAGTTGATAATCCTCTACCCAACGTTGACTAGCCATCACATAACGCAGATTTTCATCCAGCATGGCAATTCCCGCCGGAGCATAACTAACAAACAGGCGCAGGGTTTCTTCCCGTTCCATCAGGTCAATCTCCACCTGTTTACGGGGGGTAATATCCTTGATCACCCCTAACATTCGAGTCGGTTGATCTCGGAGAACATTACCCGCACCCCAAACCCAATGCAAGCTCCCATCAGGCCAAATAACTCGATATTCCACCGAGTACAACTCTTGAGTTTGGATGGACCGTTGTAATCCCGCCTCTACATCCTCGATATCATCAGGATGGACAGACCTTTGCCAAGTCGGATAATCGGAAACAGCAGCCTCAGGATCTAATCCCAATAGGCGGAAGTGATTGTCATTCCACACAACATCCTGAGTTTGCAAATTCCAATCCCAGCAGCCAACCCCCGTTAAATCTAGGGCTAAATTTAACCGTTCTTCATTAATTTGTAACTGGGTTTCTAAATGTTTCCGTTCCGTGAGATCAAGAGCACAACCAGCCACCATCACCACATGACCCTCTTGATCACACAAAGCCTTTCCCTTCGCCAAAATCCAGCGCACCGTACCATCAAGCCAAATAATTCGATACTCCGCGTTATAGGGTTGTTGATGGGCGATCACTTGTCCGATTTTTGCAGTGATCACAGGGCGATCTTCGGGATGGATGCGTTGGATAATCGAGTTAAAAGTCACAGTTCCAGAAGTGAGGGGAAAGCCAAACATCGCCTTAAACCGATCAGACACCGTAGAAACTTGAGCCGCCACATCCAGACACCAGGTTCCTAAATCAGCCGATTCCACCGCCGTTTTTAACCGTTCTTGACTGTGTTGTAACGCGATTTCTGCCTGTTTTCGGTCTAATAATTCCTGTTGTAGTTCTTCGAGTAAGGTTGCTTGCTGAATAGCAACACTCACTTGAGTCCCTAATTCCTGCATCAAGTTAACCTCATTAGCCGTCCAAAATCGAGGAGCCGTACAATGATGGGCAATTAATAACCCCCAAAGATGTTCTCGCAATAACAGGGGAACGATGAGGTTACTGCGGATGTGTAACTGTTCCAGAAACTCTCGATGACAGTCACTGATGTCAGGATCGGTGTAAATATCTTGGATCACCCTGGTTCGTCCCTGTTCGTAGGGTGTGACCCAGGTGTAGGGAAAGTGTTCTTCTGGCATCACCACCCCTAGAAGGGATAAAGTTGGATCACAAACCGACTCCTGTAGGATGATACCCGTGCGATCAGGTTGAAATTGATAGACAATCACGCGATCGCTTTGTAGAATCTGTCTAATTTCCGTAACGGTTCTTTGCAGAATTTCTGCTAAATTCAGGGACTGACGAATCGATAAAGCCGTCTTAGCAATCAACTGTCGGCAGTGTTGTTGCCATTGTTGTTCCCGCAAGAGTTGAGTTTTTTGAACTAAATGAGTCACGGATCGATTTAAACTATCCGCAGTAATCTGGCTTTTATCTAAATAATCTTGAGCACCGTATTTGAAGAGTTCAACGGCAATTTCTGTATTTCCCTGTCCGGTAATAACCAGAGCCGGACATTGATGATTTTCCCAATATTTCCGAAATTGGATTAAAAATTCTAACCCGTCCATATCGGGTAAACTATAATCTAATAGCAGAATATCGGGCTGATTTTGTTGACACCAACTTAAAGCTTCTTCCCCTAAATTAAAGTTAATAAACTGATAAGTATACTCCTGATTTTGTCTGAGGAACCGTTGATAAATATTGCAATCAATTTCACTATCTTCTACACATAGAACTTGCAGGGATTTACCATTTTCCCTAGAACTCAAGTAATTTACCAACAATGAAGGTTTAGACGGGCTCTGTTCTGTTACCTGTGTTAGGGTTGCCACCTGCGCCCGTAGCACCTCTAACTCCGCGATTAATTGTGCTTTCGTCTTCAGGTGATCCATAATCAGTTATCAGTTATCAGTTATCAGTTATCAGTTATCAGTTATCAGTTATCAGTTATCAGTTATCAGTTATCAGTTATCAGTTATCAGTTGACAGTTGACAGTTGACAGTTGACAGTTATCAGTTATCAGTTATCAGTTATCAGTTATCAGTTATCAGTTGATAGTTGATAGTTGATAGTTGACAGTTATCAATTATCAATTATCGGTTGACAGTTTTTATTGATCCTAGTATTTTTAAGGATGGCAAAAAGAATTTTTCCGACTTCATCGGCATCTTGATAGATACTGTTAAAAGCTTGTTCATCTAAATAGCTTGTGTCTTTTAATAAAGAAAGCCAGTATTTAGTTTCCAGACATTCTTTATAAGCAATAGAGATTTTGGCAGAAAAATCTGCTTGAGATATTGCACCATTGGCTTCAGCAATATTCGCTCCAATTGATGTACCACTTCTAATTAACTGCTTAGACAAAACCCACTCCTGCTTATTTTGAGTTAGATATTTATAAGCATTAACAACCCGAATCGCAAATTTATAAGCTTTATCATAAACCAAACTTTTTTGACACAATCCTTCATCACTCATCAATACCTCCTCTTATTAACTAATGATTCATTCCCCAACATCCAATTGATTAAGACTAACCCCCAACTGAGTACAGACGCGACATGGCGCGCCTCAACTGTCAACTGATAACTGATAACCTGTCAACTGATAACTGATAACTGATAACTGATAACCTGTCAACTGATAACTGATAACTGATAACTGATAACTGTCAACTGATAACTGATAACTGATAACTGTCAACTGATTACTATTCGACTTCTGCCTTGGGCTTTAGCTTGGTAAAGGGCTGTATCCGCAGCTTGGTAAAGGGTTTGTATGTCTTTGCCATCATCAGGAAACTGAGCAATTCCGCCACTAAAGGTGACTTGAAAGGGAATTCCATTCTTAGCCCAGAATTGGTGCTGGCTGAAAACCTCAAAAATCTCCTGTAATCGATGAATTCCAGTGGATTTCATTATCCCATATATCCCTATTACAAATTCCTCGCCCCCCCAACGTCCTACCACGTCTTCTTGTCTTAAGGATTGTTGTAAAAGTTTGCCCAAATAACTTAAAACCTGATCTCCGATATCGTGTCCATATTGATCATTGATGCGTTTGAAATGATCTAAGTCCAACATTACTAGACTGAAGGGTTGTTGTTGTCGTTGGGCTAAATGGAGTAAGGAAGTCAGGTCTTGTAACGCTTTTCGCCGGAGACTAACTCCTGTTAACTCATCCAATTCCGTCATTTTCCAGCGTTTTCGCTGTTGAAGTCGAATTTCAATCCGAGTCAGCAATTCTTGGGGGCCAATGGGTTTCGATAAAACATCATCAGCCCCGGCGGTAAAACTGCGTTGAATGGTTTCAGGGTCAGTATAACCGGATAAAACCAAGATGGGTAATCGGTTCCAGCGTGGATCACGGCGAATAATTTCACACAAATCCCAACCCGTGACACTGGGGGAGGGTATGGGATCTGTCAGGTTCAAGGCGCAGATGTTGGATAATTCCAAATCCAGAATTAACAAATCAGGAGCCGTTTGTTCTAAGATTTCCCAAAATTTTTCGGCTTGATTCAGCAAGATGACCTGATAACCTGCGTCTTCTAATACACTTTCTAAAGCTTCTAGTAAAATTAGATTGTCATCAACGACTAAAATCCGAGTCGATAGGGAATTTTTTTGCTCTAAAACTTGGGATACCGCCTGCATGATTTGATTGGGAGTTAAGGGTTTTTGCAAGAAGCAGGGACTTCCCAACCGCGCCGCCTCAATTCGCTTCATCCAGGCGGGTTCTGCCGTTAACATGACCACTGAAATATTGGGATATTGATCTCGTACCGTTGCGAGAAAATCTAATCCCGTTTCTGTAGAATTCGGGAAGTTGAGATCCAAGATCATGCCATCAAATTTATACTGAGTCAACAATTGTTGGGCTTGTCGGAGATCCGTGGCAATATGAGATTCATAGCCCCAATTCACCGCTTCAATAGCAATAATTTGAGCCAAGGGAAAATCATCATCTACAAGTAACAATGTGCTGCGAATCGGGGTTTTAGATTGAGGTTGAGGTTGGGGGTCACTTTTGGGGTGAATCTGTTGATTAGTCTGTTCAATTGTGTTCCGTAATTTGGTTGTTAAGGTTTGGAGTTGGTCGGCTTCTGCTAATCCCAAGGGTTCTCCCGATTTCAAAATCTGCTGAATTTGGCGGGATAAATCCGAGGCTGACATTAATCCAAAACACCCTAATGATCCGATTAACGTATGAATTTCTCGTTCAGCATGGTGTTGTTGTTCGGGGGTTAATCGTCCTTCATATAAGGCTGCGATCGCCTGTTGAACAATGGATAAGCGATCGCAGTAAAGGGGTTGGGACTCCTGCCACACGGGCCACAATTCCGGTAGCATTTCTGAAGTTAGGAAAGACGGATCTAATTGTTGAGAAAATTCCTTCAAAACTTCCGGTTTTTTTTGTGATTTTTGGGCTTTATTTGGGGTTTGATTCTGTTTTTCTAATCTTAATCGATAGCCTAATTTATAAAGGGTTTCTATAATATCTTCAGATCCCTGCTCTTTGAGTTTCTTTCGTAATCCTTTAATATGCGCTCGAACTGTTCCTTCACTGGGAAAATCATCGTAGTTCCACAGACAATCTAATAAGCGACTGACACTAAAAATCTGATGGGGATTTCGCAGAAAAAGCTCTAATAATTCATATTCTTTTGCGGTTAATAAAAGGGGTTGATCTTGATAGGTTACTTGACAACTATTAAGATTCATACACAATTCCCCCCAAGTTAATTGGGGTGAGCGAGTTCCTGGATGTCGTCGCAATAAGGCCCTAATTCGAGCTAAAAATTCTTGTAAATCAAACGGTTTAACAATATAATCATCTGCTCCTGCATCCAAACCCATGACTTTATTGGTGACTGTATCCAAAGCGGTCATCAGCAGTATAGGTGTATCAGAATTCCGGCTTGAGGGGGAGGAGGAATTTACTCGAAGTTGTTGACAAAACTGTAAACCATCTAATCGAGGTAAACCTATATCGAGTAAGATTAAGTCGTAGGTAAAGGTTTCTGCAAAGTTCCATCCGATCAATCCATCTCTGGCTAAATCGACCTGATAATGATGCTGCACTAAGAGAGTTTCTAATAGTTTAGCTAAATTGGGATCATCTTCTACACACAGAATTTTCACATTTTTATTCCTTGTGGATGTTATGCGGGATGATTCAATTTTACGCACTATTGCCTACTTCTTAATCAAGTATTATAAAGGAGGTCGGTCAGCGTAACAAAGATAGAACCAGAGAAGGTTGACTAGGGAGAGAAGTCTCTTTGCGGGATAAAATGCTGAGGGGCGGATTTTTAAGCTCGAATACAGGCATTTCTTCCCAACAATGACGGCAGAACCAATAGACTTGATGGTTGCGGGTATGACGAAGCATTGATTCAGAGCAGCAGGGACAAGTATTCATATTCATAGGAGGGTTAAGGAATTTTATTCAAAGTAAAGTATTATTAAGAGTGAACTGGGACTAAAAAGTTATTCCCGGTATCCAATTCTAATGTAGACTCAACTTGTGAAAATTTTGTGAATATTCTATTTTTATTGAGTGTTTTCTATTTCTGATTGATTATTTCCTATCCCTGTTCTCACTTTCATAAAAACAACCCATTGATAGAGGTTGAGAAAACCCGCTAAAATTAAGATGAATCAAGAAGTAGGAGGACAATGGGATGCGACCGTTGCTGGAGATGCACCGACAACGCCAAATAATGGCTGCATCTCGACCCAAACCCGTTCAGAAGTTATGGCGTCAGTGGAGGAAATACTTTTATCGTCGTTTTATCCACCGTCAAGGTAAACCTGAATATTTAGCTAGAGGTTTAGCTGTTGGGGTGTTTACGGGTTGGTTTCCGTTTTTTGGCTTACAAATCATTTTAGGGGTGGCTTTAGCAACCCTTCTGCGGGGCCATAAATTGTTGGCGGTGGTTGGAACTTGGGTGAGTAACCCCATTACGTCTATTCCGATTTATTGGTTTAATTTTCATATCGGTCAATGGTTATTAGGTTTTCCTACCCTTTCTTTAGAAGAAGAACAATCTTTATCCTTTGATAATCTTCTCAACTTAGGCACAGATTTTATGATGGCTTTATTGGTTGGATCTTTCACGGTTGCCTTAATTTGTGCAATTATTAGTTATTGGGGAAGTTTATATTTTATTCACCGTTTGCATCAAAAACAATTTGATCGACGGTATCGAAAAATGCACTCATCTGATTACAATTGATTCTGGGTTATTAATTTCTGATATAAAGCTAGTAATCTTAACAAAATATCAAAAATACGTTACAATAATAGATTAGAAAGTTATTCTGGGATTGAGAATTAATGAAAACGGCATTAATTACAGGAGCGTCTGTTGGAATTGGGGCGGCGTTTGCAAAGGAACTAGCATCTCGCAAAAT comes from Planktothrix sp. FACHB-1365 and encodes:
- a CDS encoding PAS domain S-box protein is translated as MDHLKTKAQLIAELEVLRAQVATLTQVTEQSPSKPSLLVNYLSSRENGKSLQVLCVEDSEIDCNIYQRFLRQNQEYTYQFINFNLGEEALSWCQQNQPDILLLDYSLPDMDGLEFLIQFRKYWENHQCPALVITGQGNTEIAVELFKYGAQDYLDKSQITADSLNRSVTHLVQKTQLLREQQWQQHCRQLIAKTALSIRQSLNLAEILQRTVTEIRQILQSDRVIVYQFQPDRTGIILQESVCDPTLSLLGVVMPEEHFPYTWVTPYEQGRTRVIQDIYTDPDISDCHREFLEQLHIRSNLIVPLLLREHLWGLLIAHHCTAPRFWTANEVNLMQELGTQVSVAIQQATLLEELQQELLDRKQAEIALQHSQERLKTAVESADLGTWCLDVAAQVSTVSDRFKAMFGFPLTSGTVTFNSIIQRIHPEDRPVITAKIGQVIAHQQPYNAEYRIIWLDGTVRWILAKGKALCDQEGHVVMVAGCALDLTERKHLETQLQINEERLNLALDLTGVGCWDWNLQTQDVVWNDNHFRLLGLDPEAAVSDYPTWQRSVHPDDIEDVEAGLQRSIQTQELYSVEYRVIWPDGSLHWVWGAGNVLRDQPTRMLGVIKDITPRKQVEIDLMEREETLRLFVSYAPAGIAMLDENLRYVMASQRWVEDYQLGSIESILGRSHYEIFPEIPERWKQVHRRCLAGNIEKSDEDLLVRLDGTQQWVRWEVRPWSNSRGEFCGIIIFSEDITQRKQLEQDLKVSEERLRMTLELTEIGCWDWDLRGNQLTCNDNQLMLWGLPLGGRVSDFEAWKTLLHPDDLPQFERSFQNTLENHDIYTVEYRIYGLDGGFHWMLSKGYLLMDANGQPSHILGITLEITERKQAEIALHNLNTELEEKVKQRTRRLTKMNNRLQKELITREVMERELKNTEQLLQSFFDAAAVANIGLGIQDHRLRFVRVNQALADMNGYSIEAHVHRSVTEILPHLAPSILPLLQRVLETGEAISNREVAMALPEEPNVMRYWLVSYFRIPGNAENQGAIGNIIIEISDRKRIEIEREKLIDILEVTSDIVGTAAVNTLEVEYLNLSGRRIFGFPEHSPIDQLLIPDVHPPWAFSILRDQGIPTAIREGVWMGETAILKSDGEEIPVSQVILAHTYGTNQVQFISTIIRNITQQKQTEATLRESNRRWQSLLDNVQLIVVALNEEGQVEYINPFFLKLTGYSEAEVLGKMWFDHFIPPYQRLEVNKMFQDIIATDFHPYYQNSILTQSGEERMVAWNNTLLQNVEGQPIGTLSIGEDITERYQLERMKAEFISIVSHELRTPLTSMQAGLSLLHSNIIAPQSPEGQITLDIAMTGVNRLVRLVNDILDLERLESGKIRLAIRPCDVTILINTAIAQMQELANQGGVVLESQIQPFEIDADPDRLLQVLINLLSNAIKFSPNHSVIHLSVHLYQSSSDDEQPTINAHQASTSNKIYPPLTSQFLLFAIRDQGRGIPKENLESIFERFHQVDSSDSREKGGTGLGLAICRSIIQQHGGQIWVESRLQVGSTFYFTIPINYEASSYY
- a CDS encoding four helix bundle protein produces the protein MSDEGLCQKSLVYDKAYKFAIRVVNAYKYLTQNKQEWVLSKQLIRSGTSIGANIAEANGAISQADFSAKISIAYKECLETKYWLSLLKDTSYLDEQAFNSIYQDADEVGKILFAILKNTRINKNCQPIIDN
- a CDS encoding response regulator codes for the protein MKILCVEDDPNLAKLLETLLVQHHYQVDLARDGLIGWNFAETFTYDLILLDIGLPRLDGLQFCQQLRVNSSSPSSRNSDTPILLMTALDTVTNKVMGLDAGADDYIVKPFDLQEFLARIRALLRRHPGTRSPQLTWGELCMNLNSCQVTYQDQPLLLTAKEYELLELFLRNPHQIFSVSRLLDCLWNYDDFPSEGTVRAHIKGLRKKLKEQGSEDIIETLYKLGYRLRLEKQNQTPNKAQKSQKKPEVLKEFSQQLDPSFLTSEMLPELWPVWQESQPLYCDRLSIVQQAIAALYEGRLTPEQQHHAEREIHTLIGSLGCFGLMSASDLSRQIQQILKSGEPLGLAEADQLQTLTTKLRNTIEQTNQQIHPKSDPQPQPQSKTPIRSTLLLVDDDFPLAQIIAIEAVNWGYESHIATDLRQAQQLLTQYKFDGMILDLNFPNSTETGLDFLATVRDQYPNISVVMLTAEPAWMKRIEAARLGSPCFLQKPLTPNQIMQAVSQVLEQKNSLSTRILVVDDNLILLEALESVLEDAGYQVILLNQAEKFWEILEQTAPDLLILDLELSNICALNLTDPIPSPSVTGWDLCEIIRRDPRWNRLPILVLSGYTDPETIQRSFTAGADDVLSKPIGPQELLTRIEIRLQQRKRWKMTELDELTGVSLRRKALQDLTSLLHLAQRQQQPFSLVMLDLDHFKRINDQYGHDIGDQVLSYLGKLLQQSLRQEDVVGRWGGEEFVIGIYGIMKSTGIHRLQEIFEVFSQHQFWAKNGIPFQVTFSGGIAQFPDDGKDIQTLYQAADTALYQAKAQGRSRIVIS
- a CDS encoding DUF2062 domain-containing protein, which translates into the protein MRPLLEMHRQRQIMAASRPKPVQKLWRQWRKYFYRRFIHRQGKPEYLARGLAVGVFTGWFPFFGLQIILGVALATLLRGHKLLAVVGTWVSNPITSIPIYWFNFHIGQWLLGFPTLSLEEEQSLSFDNLLNLGTDFMMALLVGSFTVALICAIISYWGSLYFIHRLHQKQFDRRYRKMHSSDYN